CTCGCGGCCAGCCTGATCTGGCGCCTGGTCGCGCCGGCAGGGACGCCGGGGCGCCGCCCATGGCTCCTGGCCGCGGCGTTTGCCCTGCCCGTCGCCATGGGCCTCCTCACGCACCAGCAGAGCCGCTTCTACCAGGATAGTGCCACGCTCTGGGGGCACACCGTCACATTGAACCCGGGCTCGTGGATGGTGCACAGCAACCTCTCTCGCGCCCTCGCTGCCCGCGATGACCGGGCGGGGGCCGAAAGCGAGTTGCGCGAAGCCCTGCGGCTCGAGCCTTCAGTCCCCAGCGCCTGGTTTCGGCTCGGCGAACTTGCCGCGGCGGGTGGGCGGCTCGGGGAGGCGGTCGAGCTCTTCCAACGCGCGCTCGATCTCGTTCCCATGTACGCCGACGCCCACGACGGACTCGGAGATTCGCTGACCCGCCTCGGCCGCGACGCCGACGCGGAGGAGCACCTCCTGGCGGCTGGGTGGCTGAAACCGCGAGATCCCAAGCCACGTCTGCACCTCGGATACCTGTATCTGTCGCAGGGACGGGTCAGTGAGGCCACGAAGGCCTTGACCGACGCGGTCGAATTGGAGCCGGGCAGCCCCGAGGCGCGACTGGGTCTCGGCCGTTCTCTGGCAGCTCAGGGCTTGAGACGCGAGGCATTGGAGCAATTCCGCCACGCACTGTCGCTGAGGCCCGGGTGGGCAGAGGCGGAAGCGGCGTTAGCCGGCGGGTGACCTGAAGCGTCCGCGCCGGGGCCGACGACGATCAGACCGGGCGTGCGGTCTGCCCGCGCCCGATATCAGCGCCGGTACGCCTTCGGGGCGTGGCAGCCGGTGCGGCACCAGCCGCCGCCCTGTTCCGCGCGGAACTCCTGGGGGATGAGCACGGTGCCGCGCCCGGGGATCCGCAGGCGCAGCAAGAGGGGCTGCGCGGCGGCGTGCGGCGCGTGACACGGGAGGCAGCGCGGGCCGCGCGCCGCCTGGACATGGTGCGCGTGGAGGTTGCGCTTCCCGTCCATGAAGCCCGTCGCGCCCGCCGGCGCGTCCTTCGCGGCGAGGGCCTCGCCGTGGCACCCGGTGCACAGGGCCACGTCCCAGGGTTGCGCGCCCGCCGGGCTCTCGTCGCCCGCCGGCGCCCCCTTCACGAAGTGCGACCCGCCGCCCGACAGACCCAGGTCGTGGCAGGACGCGCAGTCCCCGTCGGCGACCGGCTGGTGGGTCGAGGCCGCGCGCGCACCCCGTGCCGGCTCGAGCAGCCGTGCATGGCAGCGTGCCGTCACGCACCCCTCGCCCGCGGAGAGCGCCGGGTGCGCCGCGCTGAACGCCCGCGAGGCGCCAAGAGAGACCCCGGCC
The sequence above is a segment of the bacterium genome. Coding sequences within it:
- a CDS encoding cytochrome c3 family protein; the encoded protein is MAAGVSLGASRAFSAAHPALSAGEGCVTARCHARLLEPARGARAASTHQPVADGDCASCHDLGLSGGGSHFVKGAPAGDESPAGAQPWDVALCTGCHGEALAAKDAPAGATGFMDGKRNLHAHHVQAARGPRCLPCHAPHAAAQPLLLRLRIPGRGTVLIPQEFRAEQGGGWCRTGCHAPKAYRR